A portion of the Actomonas aquatica genome contains these proteins:
- a CDS encoding glycosyltransferase family 2 protein produces the protein MDADSPIIAIVMPVFNEEDVLPETFRRLAALFDAEAGIRWRAVLVDDGSRDASAAQLQAQATADPRFETVFLTRNFGFQAALAAGLVHAADADAVVTMDADLQDPPELIPELVAAWRDGAGVVLAVRRSRQETGLRRLGMDLFHATFSRLTDQPLERNNTGTFGLMDRSAVAAFNQLIERNRFFPGLRAWVGFDVREVLYDRQERAAGEPKQSFSRLVRYALDGVFSFSRLPLRLVTYLGLLVAGVGFALGAFYAVRRILGIEIAETGFTTLVTLLLFLGGVQLIGIGVLGEYLGRIYDEVKRRPLYLVRPNDRARR, from the coding sequence ATGGACGCCGACTCCCCCATCATCGCGATTGTCATGCCCGTCTTCAACGAAGAGGACGTGCTGCCGGAGACCTTCCGCCGCCTCGCTGCGCTCTTCGACGCCGAGGCTGGCATCCGCTGGCGCGCCGTGTTGGTCGACGACGGCAGCCGCGACGCCAGTGCCGCGCAACTACAGGCGCAGGCGACGGCCGATCCGCGTTTTGAGACCGTGTTTCTCACCCGCAACTTCGGCTTCCAGGCGGCGCTGGCCGCGGGTCTCGTCCACGCGGCCGACGCCGATGCCGTCGTGACCATGGACGCCGATCTGCAGGACCCCCCGGAGCTCATCCCCGAGCTGGTCGCGGCCTGGCGTGACGGCGCCGGCGTGGTGCTGGCGGTGCGGCGTTCGCGCCAGGAAACGGGCCTGCGGCGACTCGGCATGGACCTCTTTCACGCCACCTTCTCACGCCTCACCGATCAGCCGTTGGAGCGCAACAACACCGGCACCTTCGGCCTGATGGACCGCAGCGCGGTCGCCGCCTTCAACCAATTGATCGAGCGCAACCGCTTCTTCCCCGGCCTGCGTGCCTGGGTGGGTTTTGATGTGCGGGAAGTGCTCTACGACCGCCAGGAACGCGCCGCCGGCGAGCCCAAACAATCCTTCTCGCGGCTCGTGCGCTACGCCCTCGACGGCGTATTCAGTTTTTCGCGACTACCGCTGCGGCTCGTCACCTACCTCGGTCTCTTGGTCGCCGGTGTCGGTTTTGCGCTGGGCGCGTTTTACGCCGTCCGCCGCATCCTCGGTATCGAAATTGCGGAGACCGGCTTCACCACCCTGGTCACGCTCCTCCTCTTCCTCGGCGGCGTGCAGCTCATCGGCATCGGCGTGCTGGGCGAATACCTCGGTCGCATCTACGACGAAGTGAAGCGCCGCCCGCTCTATCTCGTGCGCCCGAACGACCGCGCGCGCCGATGA